A region of Gemmatimonadales bacterium DNA encodes the following proteins:
- a CDS encoding co-chaperone GroES family protein: MDPTPKRLIVVGDRVLVTPEEGEERTRVGLYLPQTAIDALAVQGGRIIATGPGTPLAEPANLDDEPWKIHAREGARYVPMQPRAGDYALFFRKAAVEITFESRKYLVVPQAAILILVRPKDEEEEAAEGEPEF; the protein is encoded by the coding sequence ATGGACCCGACCCCCAAGCGCCTCATCGTCGTCGGAGACCGCGTCCTGGTCACGCCCGAGGAGGGGGAGGAGCGCACCCGGGTGGGCCTCTACCTTCCCCAGACGGCCATCGACGCGCTCGCGGTGCAGGGCGGCCGCATCATCGCCACCGGCCCGGGCACGCCCCTGGCCGAGCCGGCGAACCTCGACGACGAGCCGTGGAAGATCCATGCGCGCGAGGGCGCGCGGTACGTCCCGATGCAGCCACGGGCCGGCGACTACGCCCTGTTCTTCCGCAAGGCGGCGGTCGAGATCACCTTCGAGAGCCGGAAGTACCTGGTGGTTCCGCAGGCAGCCATCCTGATCCTGGTCCGCCCCAAGGACGAAGAGGAAGAAGCGGCCGAGGGGGAGCCGGAGTTCTAG
- a CDS encoding YciI family protein produces the protein MSTERKMIMGWVKVCVAPEIFASRCDDVLMEREKQYLAARQRSGEIFLSGPLADHSAGLVVYDVQSLKEAQQLVEDQPMVRAGLLSVDLHEMFAVTYA, from the coding sequence ATGTCCACCGAGCGCAAGATGATCATGGGCTGGGTGAAGGTCTGCGTCGCCCCCGAGATCTTCGCCTCCCGCTGCGACGACGTGCTGATGGAGCGCGAGAAGCAGTACCTGGCCGCCCGGCAGCGCAGCGGCGAGATCTTCCTCTCCGGCCCGCTGGCCGACCACTCGGCCGGCCTGGTCGTCTACGACGTGCAGTCGCTGAAGGAGGCGCAGCAGCTGGTGGAGGACCAGCCGATGGTCCGTGCCGGCCTGCTGTCGGTGGATCTCCACGAGATGTTCGCCGTCACCTACGCCTGA
- a CDS encoding succinate dehydrogenase cytochrome b subunit produces the protein MTAIAEFLPRIRLPYVASTIGRKVVMAVSGLVLFGFVLGHFVGNLTLYLGPEAINGYSRFLHGFLHGGGLWVARAVLLACAVLHVWSATSLTLDSWAARPEAYRRWKAKDSTYASRTMRWGGVILFAFIVFHILHLTLGRLHPDYRPGDVYHNVVAGFQVWPVALFYVVAMVLLALHLDHGVWSLCQTLGLSHPRYKRWARQAARAFAVLILVGNCSFPVAVLAGWVR, from the coding sequence ATGACGGCCATCGCCGAGTTCCTCCCCCGCATCAGGCTCCCGTACGTGGCGTCCACGATCGGCCGGAAGGTGGTGATGGCCGTCTCCGGCCTCGTGCTGTTCGGGTTCGTGCTCGGCCATTTCGTCGGCAACCTCACGCTGTACCTCGGTCCCGAGGCGATCAACGGGTACAGCCGGTTCCTGCACGGCTTCCTCCACGGCGGCGGGCTGTGGGTCGCGCGCGCGGTGCTGCTGGCCTGCGCGGTGCTGCACGTGTGGTCGGCGACCTCGCTCACCCTGGACAGCTGGGCCGCCCGGCCGGAGGCCTACCGGCGCTGGAAGGCCAAGGACTCGACCTACGCGTCGCGCACCATGCGCTGGGGCGGCGTGATCCTGTTCGCGTTCATCGTCTTCCACATCCTCCACCTGACCCTGGGCCGCCTCCACCCCGACTATCGGCCGGGCGACGTGTACCACAACGTGGTCGCCGGCTTCCAGGTGTGGCCGGTGGCGCTGTTCTACGTCGTCGCGATGGTGCTGCTCGCCCTCCACCTCGACCATGGCGTGTGGAGCCTGTGCCAGACGCTCGGCCTCAGCCACCCGCGCTACAAGCGCTGGGCGCGGCAGGCGGCGCGGGCCTTCGCGGTGCTGATCCTGGTGGGCAACTGCTCCTTCCCCGTCGCCGTGCTGGCCGGGTGGGTCCGATGA
- a CDS encoding fumarate reductase/succinate dehydrogenase flavoprotein subunit — protein sequence MNLDARIPAGPLQQKWSRHRFELKLVNPANKRKYSVIMVGSGLAGAGGAAALAELGYQVKCFCYQDSPRRAHSIAAQGGINAAKNYPNDGDSVFRLFYDTVKGGDFRAREANVYRLAEVSVNIIDQCVALGVPFAREYGGLLDNRSFGGAQVSRTFYARGQTGQQLLLGAYQALERQIGRGQVRMYPRHEMLELVVVDGRARGIVARDLVTGELEAHLADAVCLATGGYGNVFYLSTNAKGCNTTAIWRAYRRGAGFANPCFTQIHPTCIPVTGEHQSKLTLMSESLRNDGRIWVPQQKGDARPPGRIPEDERDYYLERKYPSYGNLAPRDISSRAAKQVCDEGRGVGPGGQGVYLDFSEAIGRLGEDAIREKYGNLFEMYERITAEDPYKVPMRIYPASHYTMGGLWVDYNLMSTIPGLFVLGEANFSDHGANRLGASALMQGLADGYFIIPYTLGDYLARTPRVAVPADHPAVTAAVATVRERTARLLAVPGKRTPSSFYRELGRILWEDCGMARNRAGLERALARVPALREEFWRNVTVTGEAGELNQSLELAGRVADFLELGELMCRDALAREESCGCHFREEYQTEDGEAKRNDERFCHVAVWEHQGDDRAPVMHQEPLDYETVHLATRSYK from the coding sequence ATGAACCTCGACGCCCGGATTCCCGCGGGGCCGCTGCAGCAGAAGTGGTCGCGGCACCGCTTCGAGCTGAAGCTCGTGAACCCCGCCAACAAGCGGAAGTACTCGGTGATCATGGTGGGCTCGGGGCTGGCGGGGGCCGGCGGCGCCGCGGCGCTGGCCGAGCTGGGCTACCAGGTCAAGTGCTTCTGCTACCAGGACAGCCCGCGCCGCGCCCACTCGATCGCGGCGCAGGGCGGGATCAACGCGGCCAAGAACTACCCCAACGACGGGGACAGCGTCTTCCGCCTGTTCTACGACACCGTCAAGGGCGGCGACTTCCGCGCCCGCGAGGCCAACGTGTACCGGCTGGCCGAGGTGTCGGTGAACATCATCGACCAGTGCGTGGCCCTCGGCGTGCCGTTCGCCCGCGAATACGGCGGGCTGCTCGACAACCGCTCGTTCGGCGGCGCGCAGGTCTCGCGCACCTTCTACGCGCGGGGCCAGACGGGACAACAGCTGCTGCTCGGCGCCTACCAGGCGCTGGAGCGCCAGATCGGGCGGGGGCAGGTGCGGATGTATCCGCGCCACGAGATGCTGGAGCTGGTCGTGGTGGACGGCCGCGCCCGCGGAATCGTGGCGCGCGACCTGGTCACCGGCGAGCTCGAGGCGCACCTGGCGGACGCCGTGTGTCTCGCCACCGGCGGGTACGGAAACGTGTTCTACCTCTCGACCAACGCCAAGGGGTGCAACACCACCGCGATCTGGCGCGCGTACCGGCGCGGCGCCGGGTTCGCCAACCCGTGCTTCACCCAGATCCACCCGACCTGCATTCCGGTCACCGGCGAGCACCAGTCGAAGCTCACGCTGATGAGCGAATCGCTCCGCAACGACGGCCGCATCTGGGTGCCGCAGCAGAAGGGCGACGCGCGGCCGCCGGGACGGATCCCGGAGGACGAGCGCGACTACTACCTCGAGCGCAAGTATCCGAGCTACGGCAACCTGGCGCCGCGCGACATCTCCTCCCGCGCCGCCAAGCAGGTGTGCGACGAGGGGCGCGGCGTCGGCCCCGGCGGCCAGGGCGTGTACCTCGATTTCTCCGAGGCCATCGGCCGGCTCGGCGAGGACGCGATCCGCGAGAAGTACGGCAACCTGTTCGAGATGTACGAGCGCATCACGGCCGAGGACCCGTACAAGGTGCCGATGCGCATCTACCCCGCTTCCCACTACACCATGGGCGGCCTGTGGGTGGACTACAACCTGATGAGCACGATTCCGGGGCTGTTCGTCCTCGGCGAGGCGAACTTCTCCGACCACGGCGCCAACCGGCTGGGCGCGAGCGCCCTGATGCAGGGGCTCGCCGACGGCTACTTCATCATCCCCTACACCCTCGGCGACTACCTCGCGCGCACCCCGCGGGTGGCCGTGCCGGCCGATCATCCGGCCGTGACGGCCGCGGTGGCGACGGTGCGGGAGCGGACCGCGCGGCTGCTGGCCGTGCCCGGCAAGCGGACGCCGTCCTCGTTCTACCGCGAGTTGGGCCGGATCCTGTGGGAGGACTGCGGGATGGCCCGCAACCGGGCGGGTCTGGAGCGCGCCCTGGCGCGCGTGCCGGCGCTGCGGGAGGAGTTCTGGCGCAACGTCACGGTGACGGGCGAGGCGGGCGAGCTGAACCAGTCGCTGGAGCTGGCGGGGCGGGTGGCCGACTTCCTCGAGCTGGGCGAGCTGATGTGCCGCGACGCCCTGGCGCGGGAGGAGTCGTGCGGGTGCCATTTCCGTGAGGAGTACCAAACGGAGGACGGCGAGGCGAAGCGCAACGACGAGCGGTTCTGCCACGTGGCGGTATGGGAGCACCAGGGCGACGACCGGGCCCCGGTGATGCACCAGGAGCCACTCGACTACGAGACCGTCCACCTCGCCACGCGGAGCTACAAGTGA
- a CDS encoding succinate dehydrogenase/fumarate reductase iron-sulfur subunit, translating to MRLVLHVWRQRGPREAGRFVTYEAADVSPDMSFLEMLDVVNEGLILRGEAPIAFDHDCREGICGACGMVINGRPHGPRERTTTCQLHMRSFKDGDELWIEPWRARAFPVMRDLVVDRGALDRIVAAGGFISAPIGSAPDANAIPIRKDSADLAMDAAQCIGCGACVAACPNASAMLFTAAKVSHLALLPQGQPERHERALAMVSRMDLEGFGSCTNHGECEAACPKGISVLFIARMNRDYMAARIDEGRRTARAGESGSG from the coding sequence ATGCGCCTGGTGCTGCACGTGTGGCGGCAGCGGGGCCCGCGCGAGGCCGGCCGGTTCGTCACCTACGAGGCGGCGGACGTCAGCCCGGACATGTCGTTCCTCGAGATGCTGGACGTGGTCAACGAGGGCCTGATCCTGCGGGGAGAGGCGCCGATCGCGTTCGACCACGACTGCCGCGAGGGGATCTGCGGGGCCTGCGGCATGGTCATCAACGGCCGCCCCCACGGGCCGCGGGAGCGGACCACCACCTGCCAGCTCCACATGCGGAGCTTCAAGGACGGCGACGAGCTGTGGATCGAGCCGTGGCGGGCGCGGGCGTTCCCGGTGATGCGGGACCTGGTCGTGGACCGCGGCGCCCTGGACCGGATCGTCGCGGCCGGGGGGTTCATCTCGGCGCCGATCGGCAGCGCGCCGGATGCCAACGCCATCCCGATCCGCAAGGACAGCGCGGACCTGGCGATGGACGCGGCGCAGTGCATCGGCTGTGGCGCCTGCGTGGCCGCGTGCCCGAACGCGTCCGCGATGCTGTTCACGGCGGCCAAGGTCTCCCACCTCGCGCTGCTGCCGCAGGGCCAGCCGGAGCGGCACGAGCGCGCGCTGGCGATGGTCTCGCGGATGGACCTCGAGGGGTTCGGCAGCTGCACCAACCACGGGGAGTGCGAGGCGGCGTGCCCGAAGGGGATCAGCGTGCTGTTCATCGCGAGGATGAACCGCGATTACATGGCGGCCAGGATCGACGAGGGGCGCCGGACGGCAAGAGCCGGGGAGAGTGGCAGTGGATAG
- the mdh gene encoding malate dehydrogenase, producing MNKITVVGAGNVGATTAQRLAEKRLAREIVMVDVIEGTPQGKGLDQWESAPIERFDTRIVGSNDYGATEGSELFVVTAGIARRPGMSREDLLRTNVDIVKAVGLEIRKHAPRAIVIVVSNPLDTMCYVMKETLGAPRERVIGMAGVLDTARYRAFIAEALDVSVEDIQAMVLGGHGDTMVPLVSYTTVSGIPLGQLLRPDVIEKLVERTKNGGAEIVAFLKTGSAYYAPSAAAAQMVEAIALDKKRILPCAAWLEGEYGHRGIYLGVPCKLGARGLEQIVEVELTPKERVALGKSAESVRESIALVRL from the coding sequence GTGAACAAGATCACCGTGGTCGGGGCCGGGAACGTCGGGGCGACCACCGCGCAGCGCCTGGCCGAGAAGCGGCTGGCGCGCGAGATCGTGATGGTGGACGTCATCGAGGGCACTCCCCAGGGCAAGGGGCTCGACCAGTGGGAATCGGCGCCCATCGAGCGGTTCGACACCCGCATCGTCGGCTCGAACGACTACGGGGCCACCGAGGGCTCCGAGCTGTTCGTGGTGACGGCCGGCATCGCGCGGCGACCCGGCATGAGCCGCGAGGACCTGCTGCGGACCAACGTGGACATCGTCAAGGCGGTCGGCCTGGAGATCCGGAAGCACGCGCCCCGCGCGATCGTGATCGTGGTGTCCAACCCGCTCGACACGATGTGCTACGTGATGAAGGAGACCCTCGGCGCGCCGCGCGAGCGGGTGATCGGGATGGCGGGCGTGCTCGACACGGCCCGCTACCGCGCGTTCATCGCGGAAGCCCTCGACGTCAGCGTCGAGGACATCCAGGCCATGGTGCTCGGGGGCCACGGCGACACCATGGTCCCGCTGGTGAGCTACACCACGGTCTCGGGCATCCCGCTCGGGCAGCTGCTGCGCCCCGACGTCATCGAGAAGCTGGTCGAGCGCACCAAGAACGGCGGGGCCGAAATCGTCGCGTTCCTCAAGACCGGCTCCGCCTACTACGCGCCCTCGGCCGCGGCCGCCCAGATGGTGGAGGCGATCGCGCTGGACAAGAAGCGGATCCTCCCGTGCGCGGCGTGGCTCGAGGGCGAGTACGGCCACCGCGGGATCTACCTCGGCGTGCCGTGCAAGCTCGGTGCTCGCGGCCTGGAGCAGATCGTCGAGGTGGAGCTGACGCCCAAGGAGCGGGTGGCGCTCGGAAAGTCGGCGGAGTCGGTGCGGGAGTCGATCGCGCTGGTCAGATTGTAG
- a CDS encoding tRNA (cytidine(34)-2'-O)-methyltransferase, with protein MEEGAAGHRRGALGGRPAGGRLALALHVALIEPQIPPNTGNIARLCAATETSLHLIEPLGFALDDAELRRAGLDYWDAVDAWVHPTWRHFREAIARERCWYFSAHGEQSLWEAAIPDGACLVFGNETVGLPQRIRDKHPERVFRIPMTGPVRSLNLATAVGIVLYDVLKGLRAGATSTTPHRGERAGAEL; from the coding sequence CTGGAAGAAGGAGCGGCTGGCCACCGGCGCGGCGCGCTGGGTGGAAGGCCGGCCGGGGGGAGGCTAGCCCTGGCGCTGCACGTCGCGCTCATCGAGCCGCAGATCCCGCCCAACACGGGGAACATCGCGCGGCTGTGCGCGGCGACCGAGACGTCGCTGCACCTCATCGAGCCGCTGGGGTTCGCGCTGGACGACGCCGAGCTGCGCCGGGCGGGCCTCGACTACTGGGACGCCGTGGACGCCTGGGTCCATCCGACGTGGCGTCATTTCCGCGAAGCCATCGCGCGGGAGCGGTGCTGGTACTTCTCGGCGCACGGGGAGCAGTCCTTGTGGGAGGCCGCGATTCCCGACGGCGCCTGTCTCGTCTTCGGCAACGAGACCGTGGGTCTGCCGCAGCGCATCCGGGACAAGCATCCGGAGCGGGTGTTCCGCATCCCGATGACGGGGCCGGTCCGGAGCCTCAACCTCGCGACGGCGGTCGGCATCGTGCTGTACGACGTGCTGAAGGGATTGCGGGCGGGCGCGACATCCACCACACCACACCGCGGGGAGCGGGCGGGGGCCGAGCTGTGA
- a CDS encoding molybdenum cofactor biosynthesis protein MoaE: MSGWLTDRPIDVARLVADVASAGSGGTVVFVGTVRRSEADGDVEAIEYSAYEEMADAELGRIVDEARAQWPGVRIALQHRTGRVPLGEASVVIAAAAPHRAEAYAASRFLIEETKRRAPIWKKERLATGAARWVEGRPGGG; the protein is encoded by the coding sequence ATGAGCGGGTGGCTGACCGACCGGCCCATCGACGTGGCCCGGCTGGTGGCCGACGTCGCGTCGGCCGGGTCGGGCGGCACGGTGGTCTTCGTCGGCACGGTGCGGCGGTCGGAGGCGGACGGGGACGTCGAGGCGATCGAGTACTCGGCGTACGAGGAGATGGCCGACGCCGAGCTCGGGCGGATCGTGGACGAGGCGCGGGCGCAGTGGCCGGGGGTGCGGATCGCGCTGCAGCATCGCACCGGGCGGGTGCCGCTCGGCGAGGCGAGCGTGGTGATCGCGGCGGCCGCGCCGCACCGCGCCGAGGCGTACGCGGCGTCGCGGTTCCTCATCGAGGAGACCAAGCGGCGCGCGCCGATCTGGAAGAAGGAGCGGCTGGCCACCGGCGCGGCGCGCTGGGTGGAAGGCCGGCCGGGGGGAGGCTAG
- a CDS encoding MoaD/ThiS family protein has protein sequence MSGASGRGQGPDGIRVRIRLFASYAEAAGRDAIEVVLPAGAVAADALAVVRSQPWAGRLAPSPAVAVNQRYAKADVVLRDGDEVAVIPPVAGG, from the coding sequence GTGAGCGGCGCGAGCGGGCGGGGGCAGGGTCCGGACGGAATCCGGGTGCGGATCCGGCTGTTCGCGTCGTACGCCGAGGCCGCGGGCCGCGACGCGATCGAGGTGGTCCTGCCGGCCGGAGCCGTCGCCGCCGACGCGCTCGCCGTCGTCCGGAGCCAGCCGTGGGCCGGACGGCTCGCGCCCAGCCCGGCGGTGGCCGTGAACCAGCGCTACGCGAAGGCCGACGTCGTGCTGCGGGACGGCGACGAGGTGGCGGTCATTCCTCCGGTCGCGGGCGGGTAG